In a genomic window of Pelecanus crispus isolate bPelCri1 chromosome 1, bPelCri1.pri, whole genome shotgun sequence:
- the KCNRG gene encoding potassium channel regulatory protein yields the protein MSNREVVVLSVGGVRFVTRASTLQQFPESKLARMLNDDDQEFKLVNGEFFVDRDGTLFSYILDFLRTLQVSLPMDFSDYQRLQREAEFYGLYPLADLLSQEYLLKPRLEILEVRFSLQEMQAFFRIFGSCSTTVETLAEQITVFTGQQSGQSWNSPFPSQKPLVPLPLERPSHHDLVFQCGTDYSAGDQFVARYVSIKPDNRKLINGTNVLGLLLDTLLKDGFRLISTRTVSSEEKVECCSFERMKRPAGLTVMVNQTPGSSGVAQAKRSQVQKGK from the exons ATGAGTAATCGAGAGGTGGTCGTTCTGAGCGTGGGAGGTGTGAGATTTGTAACCCGGGCTTCTACCTTGCAGCAGTTCCCTGAGTCCAAGCTAGCACGGATGTTGAATGACGATGACCAGGAATTTAAACTGGTGAATGGGGAGTTTTTTGTGGACAGAGATGGAACTTTGTTTAGTTACATCTTGGACTTCCTGAGGACTCTCCAGGTCTCCTTACCCATGGATTTCTCAGACTATCAGaggctgcagagagaagcagaattCTATGGGCTCTACCCTCTGGCTGACCTCCTGAGCCAGGAATACTTGCTGAAGCCGAGGCTGGAGATCTTGGAAGTGCGTTTCTCTCTCCAAGAGATGCAGGCCTTTTTCCGGATCTTTGGTTCCTGCAGTACCACTGTTGAGACACTAGCTGAACAGATCACTGTGTTTACAGGGCAGCAGTCAGGACAGAGCTGGAACAGCCCTTTTCCTTCTCAGAAACCACTCGTTCCACTACCTTTGGAAAGACCTTCTCATCACGACTTGGTTTTTCAGTGTGGTACTGACTACTCTGCTGGTGACCAGTTTGTGGCCAG gtATGTTTCCATAAAGCCTGATAATAGAAAGCTGATTAATGGTACTAATGTGCTAGGCCTGCTGCTTGACACTTTACTTAAAGACGGATTTCGCCTCATAAGCACCAGGACAGTCTCCAGTGAAGAAAAAGTCGAATGCTGCAGTTTTGAAAGGATGAAGAGGCCAGCGGGCCTTACCGTCATGGTGAACCAAACCCCAGGGAGCTCTGGGGTAGCACAGGCAAAGAGAAGCCAAGtgcagaaagggaaataa